The Planctomycetia bacterium genome includes the window CGGTTCGCCCGAAAGTTTCTCCGCTTCACGGGCTTTGTAATCCAGCGCGGCGACGGCCATGACCAAGTGCCCGATGAGTTGCCCTTCGTCGGTGTAGGCGAAGCCACGGTCGTAACTCAGTTCGTCGATCTTTCCCATGTCGTGTACGAATGCGCCCATCAAGAGAAGGTCGCCGTCGACTTGCGGATAGAGCGGGCGCACGGCCGAGACGAGATCCATCATCTGCACGACATGGTGCAGTAAGCCGCCGACGTAGGCATGATGGTTCTTCACGCCGGCCGGAGCGCGTGAGAACTTCTTCATGAACGCGGTGTCGAGCAGGAAGCAATCGGCGAGGTTGCGCAGGTGCGGATTCTTCATGCCGCGTAGGTGGGCGGACAAACGGCCGGCGAGCTTGTCGATATCGGCCGGCGTGAGGGGCATGAAGTCCCCTTCGTCGATCTCTTCCGGTCGGGCTCGATGGATGCTGGAAATAATGAGCTGCATCGCGCCTTGAAAGAGTTGCGTCGAGCCTTCGATGCGGACGAAATCGCCGTCTTCGAAGCCGCGGTATTCGACATCGCTCGCGTTC containing:
- a CDS encoding HD domain-containing protein, with protein sequence MARKFINQFGQQDHISQVFLASMKQLRANRNGNLYLQVELSDRSGTISGRMWNASDVEYRGFEDGDFVRIEGSTQLFQGAMQLIISSIHRARPEEIDEGDFMPLTPADIDKLAGRLSAHLRGMKNPHLRNLADCFLLDTAFMKKFSRAPAGVKNHHAYVGGLLHHVVQMMDLVSAVRPLYPQVDGDLLLMGAFVHDMGKIDELSYDRGFAYTDEGQLIGHLVMAVAALDYKAREAEKLSGEPFPVELILRLKHMIVSHHGEYEYGSPKLPMTLEAVALHLLDNLDAKMHSFNLLIRDDPNVDSSWTTYHANLGRKFFKGAGPGE